In one Platichthys flesus chromosome 3, fPlaFle2.1, whole genome shotgun sequence genomic region, the following are encoded:
- the LOC133934271 gene encoding Golgi-associated plant pathogenesis-related protein 1-like, with translation MTSYKIAPPEFQAKISGERTQVARGALTTTDIMADESFQKEFLETHNAYRAMHGALPLTLSSDMNDSSQKWADHLLELGVFQHSDTKHGENIYHMVGSGALTGKGAVDAWYSEIKDYNWSSPGFGMNTGHFTQVVWKDTTKLGVGVASVGTNVYLVAQYSPPGNMNMPGYFEKNVLEKGSGGVEKGTDSPPSGDSDKSKRKCCTLL, from the exons ATGACGTCATACAAAATAGCCCCACCAGAATTTCAGGCTAAAATTTCAGGCGAACGCACCCAAGTCGCAAGAGGGG CCCTCACAACCACAGACATAATGGCAG ATGAAAGCTTTCAGAAGGAGTTCCTGGAGACTCACAATGCCTACAGGGCGATGCATGGTGCACTGCCACTGACCCTCAGTAGCGACATGAATGATTCATCTCAGAAATGGGCCGATCACTTGCTGGAGCTCGGTGTCTTCCAACACAGTGATACAAAACATGGAGAGAACATCTACCACATGGTGGGCTCCGGGGCCTTGACAG gGAAAGGAGCTGTGGATGCGTGGTACAGTGAGATCAAAGACTACAACTGGAGCAGTCCTGGGTTTGGCATGAACACTG GGCATTTTACTCAGGTGGTTTGGAAAGACACCACTAAACTGGGTGTGGGTGTAGCCTCTGTTGGTACCAATGTCTATCTGGTTGCCCAATATTCTCCACCTGGCAACATGAACATGCCAGGATACTTCGAGAAAAACGTCCTTGAGAAAG GTAGTGGAGGAGTGGAGAAAGGAACAGACAGCCCCCCCAGTGGGGATTCTGACAAGAGCAAAAGGAAATGTTGCACACTGCTATAG
- the tubb2b gene encoding tubulin beta-2b chain, with product MREIVHLQAGQCGNQIGAKFWEVISDEHGIDPTGTYHGDSDLQLDRINVYYNEASGGKYVPRAVLVDLEPGTMDSVRSGPFGQVFRPDNFVFGQSGAGNNWAKGHYTEGAELVDSVLDVVRKEAESCDCLQGFQLTHSLGGGTGSGMGTLLISKIREEYPDRIMNTFSVVPSPKVSDTVVEPYNATLSVHQLVENTDETYCIDNEALYDICFRTLKLTTPSYGDLNHLVSATMSGVTTCLRFPGQLNADLRKLAVNMVPFPRLHFFMPGFAPLTSRGSQQYRSLTVPELTQQMFDAKNMMAACDPRHGRYLTVAAIFRGRMSMKEVDEQMLNVQNKNSSYFVEWIPNNVKTAVCDIPPRGLKMAATFIGNSTAIQELFKRISEQFTAMFRRKAFLHWYTGEGMDEMEFTEAESNMNDLVSEYQQYQDATAEEEGEFEEEGEEELA from the exons ATGAGGGAAATCGTCCATCTCCAGGCCGGACAGTGCGGGAATCAGATTGGTGCCAAG TTCTGGGAGGTCATCAGTGACGAGCACGGAATTGACCCAACTGGAACCTACCATGGAGACAGTgacctgcagctggacaggaTAAACGTGTATTACAATGAGGCCTCAG GTGGTAAATATGTTCCCCGTGCTGTGCTGGTGGATCTGGAGCCGGGCACCATGGACTCCGTGAGGTCCGGACCTTTTGGCCAAGTCTTTAGGCCAGACAACTTTGTATTTG GCCAGAGTGGTGCTGGCAACAACTGGGCCAAGGGTCATTACACGGAAGGTGCAGAGCTGGTGGACTCTGTCCTGGATGTGGTGAGAAAGGAGGCAGAGAGCTGTGACTGCTTGCAGGGCTTccagctcacacactcactgggtGGGGGCACTGGCTCCGGTATGGGAACTCTGCTCATTAGCAAGATCCGTGAAGAATACCCAGACCGCATTATGAACACCTTTAGCGTGGTGCCCTCCCCAAAAGTATCAGACACAGTTGTTGAGCCCTACAACGCCACACTATCAGTCCACCAGCTTGTTGAAAACACAGACGAGACCTACTGCATCGACAATGAGGCCCTCTACGATATCTGTTTCCGTACCCTCAAACTCACAACCCCCTCTTACGGAGACCTCAACCACCTGGTCTCTGCCACCATGAGCGGCGTCACCACTTGCCTCAGGTTCCCTGGGCAGCTCAACGCTGACCTGCGCAAGTTGGCTGTAAACATGGTGCCATTCCCCCGTCTGCACTTCTTCATGCCAGGCTTTGCTCCCCTCACAAGCCGTGGCAGCCAGCAGTACCGATCGCTCACTGTGCCAGAGCTCACCCAGCAGATGTTCGATGCCAAGAACATGATGGCTGCCTGCGACCCACGTCATGGCCGCTATCTGACCGTGGCTGCCATCTTCCGTGGCCGCATGTCCATGAAGGAAGTGGATGAGCAGATGCTGAACGTACAGAACAAAAATAGCAGCTACTTTGTAGAATGGATCCCCAACAACGTGAAGACTGCAGTCTGTGACATTCCTCCCCGTGGCCTCAAGATGGCAGCCACCTTCATTGGCAACAGCACAGCCATCCAGGAGCTGTTCAAGCGCATCTCTGAGCAGTTCACTGCCATGTTCAGGCGCAAGGCTTTCCTCCATTGGTACACCGGAGAGGGTATGGATGAGATGGAGTTCACCGAGGCAGAGAGCAACATGAACGACCTGGTGTCCGAGTACCAGCAGTACCAAGACGCAactgctgaggaggagggagagtttgaggaggagggtgaggaggagctCGCCTAA
- the bcl2l16 gene encoding BCL2 like 16 encodes MRKKALWFVEWSEGTMCQLEEPEALQGLDSPDPLVREAFLMAHDYINYITTGGADGSMGHAPTACTSALRHAGDELLNRFPIFFRRWPRVFQDVTEKTACPMLMSILDENFFLPVPVGRRRDLAWSAVLSVYVLAGQMALHCHERGMLGVLPQLKDCVGAYVQRVICPDIQDRGGWSGFVSRFGEKQRLEGQVKSVCCWTLLALATSIITYLLWKRMA; translated from the exons atgagaaaaaaagctttGTGGTTCGTTGAGTGGTCAGAGGGGACTATGTGTCAGTTGGAGGAGCCAGAGGCCTTACAGGGTCTGGACAGTCCTGATCCCCTGGTGAGAGAAGCATTTCTGATGGCCCATGATTACATCAACTATATTACCACAGGGGGAGCAGATGGGAGCATGGGTCATGCCCCTACTGCCTGCACCTCAGCCTTGCGCCATGCAGGGGACGAGCTCCTCAACCGTTTCCCCATCTTCTTCAGACGCTGGCCTCGTGTTTTCCAGGATGTGACGGAGAAAACCGCCTGCCCTATGCTAATGAGCATCCTTGATGAGAACTTCTTTCTGCCTGTCCCTGTGGGGCGCCGCAGGGACCTGGCCTGGAGCGCTGTGTTGTCAGTGTATGTGCTGGCTGGCCAGATGGCTCTGCATTGCCATGAGAGGGGCATGTTGGGGGTCTTGCCGCAGCTGAAGGACTGTGTGGGCGCTTACGTACAGAGGGTCATCTGCCCTGACATACAAGACAGGGGAGGATGG AGTGGCTTCGTGTCACGCTTTGGGGAGAAGCAGCGCTTGGAGGGTCAGGTGAAGAGTGTGTGCTGCTGGACATTGCTGGCACTGGCCACAAGCATCATCACCTACCTGCTGTGGAAAAGAATGGCTTAA